The genomic stretch GAGGAGAGAATCCTAAGACGATCGGGAGAACTCTCGTTAAGGAACTCGGCAAAATGACCCCGTAACTTCGGGAGAAGGGGTGCTTCCTCGGGTTTATAGCCCAGGGGAGCCGCAGTGAAAAGATCCAAGCGACTGTTTAGCAAAAACACAGGTCTCTGCAAAGCCGTAAGGCGAAGTATAGGGGCTGACACCTGCCCGGTGCTGGAAGGTTAAGAGGAGGGGTTATCCCTTACGGGAGAAGCTCTGAATCGAAGCCCCAGTAAACGGCGGCCGTAACTATAACGGTCCTAAGGTAGCGAAATTCCTTGTCGGGTAAGTTCCGACCCGCACGAAAGGTGCAACGACTTGGATACTGTCTCAACGAGAGACCCGGTGAAATTATAGTACCTGTGAAGATGCAGGTTACCCGCGACAGGACGGAAAGACCCCATGGAGCTTTACTGTAGCCTGATATTGGATTTTGGTACAGCTTGTACAGGATAGGTAGGAGCCATAGAAGTCGGACCGCCAGGTTCGATGGAGGCGTCGGTGGGATACTACCCTGGCTGTACTGACATTCTAACCCAGCACCGTGATCCGGTGCGGAGACAGTGTCAGGTGGGCAGTTTGACTGGGGCGGTCGCCTCCTAAAGTGTAACGGAGGCGCCCAAAGGTTCCCTCAGAATGGTTGGAAATCATTCGCAGAGTGTAAAGGCACAAGGGAGCTTGACTGCGAGACCTACAAGTCGAGCAGGGACGAAAGTCGGGCTTAGTGATCCGGTGGTTCCGCATGGAAGGGCCATCGCTCAACGGATAAAAGCTACCCTGGGGATAACAGGCTTATCTCCCCCAAGAGTCCACATCGACGGGGAGGTTTGGCACCTCGATGTCGGCTCATCGCATCCTGGGGCTGAAGTAGGTCCCAAGGGTTGGGCTGTTCGCCCATTAAAGCGGTACGCGAGCTGGGTTCAGAACGTCGTGAGACAGTTCGGTCCCTATCCGTCGCGGGCGCAGGAAATTTGAGAGGAGCTGTCCTTAGTACGAGAGGACCGGGATGGACACACCGCTGGTGTACCAGTTGTTCCGCCAGGAGCATAGCTGGGTAGCTACGTGTGGAAGGGATAAGTGCTGAAAGCATCTAAGCATGAAGCCCCCCTCGAGATGAGATTTCCCACAGCATTAAGCTGGTAAGATCCCTTAGAGATGATGAGGTAGATAGGTTCGGGGTGGAAGCGTGGCAACACGTGGAGCTGACGAATACTAATCGATCGAGGGCTTAACCTAAAAATATTGGAATACGTTGTGCGTGCTATCTAGTTTTCAGGGAATACCCTGTAAAGTCTAGTGACGATGGCGAAGAGGTCACACCCGTTCCCATGCCGAACACGGAAGTTAAGCTCTTCAGCGCCGATGGTAGTTGGGGGATCTCCCCCTGCAAGAGTAGGACGTCGCTGGGCAACTGAAGAAAAGCGAGAGACCAAACGGTTTCTCGCTTTTTTTGTATCTATAAAATATTGAAAACTCGCAAGAGAAAAAACTTCATGTCAAACAATCAAAACTTCTTCGAAAGCTACGTAGGGGTGGGAGAAGCAAGAAATTCGAGGAAGCAAGTGATGTCAGACCGGAGTGGATATTTGGAGATCCATGAGGATCTGGCAGCGCGCAGCTGACGAAGAAGTTCGCCGCTTATCGCGCCCCGTATGAGAACACGGAAGTTAAGCTCTAGCGCCGATGGTAGTTGGGGGATCTCCCCCTGCAAGAGTAGGACGTCGCTGGGCAAAGAAGAAAAGCGAGAGACCAAATGGTTTCTCGCTTTTTTTTTATGGTTTTGTGGATGAATTTTCACTAGCTTAAATCCATCATTCATCACGTTCGCGGAATTAATCTCGAATTCGCGGGAATATCATGTGGAAGCGCGGAATAAATCCGATTTTCGCGGAAATATCTAAAAAATAGCGGAAATAGCCTCGAAAGACACGGATTTCATTAACTGCCTTCTGCTTTATCATTATTTTCCTCTCTGATCTAGAAAGCCATAAAGCAATTTCGGAATCTTTTTAGAAGTTATCTCAAGGAATTGAAGAATATAAGGTAGATCAGATGACTCCTGTGTATGAAACAAATCCCCCCACCATTCTGTCTCGTATCGACAAATCATGCTCAAATTATATAAAACCAGATAGTGTACCATTACTTCTGTAATAGAATTGTACTGGTTCCTTTCTGCAGGGAGATACACGCCGCCCGTACCATAGAGAAAAGGACGCTCCTGTAACTCTAGTTTGGGCTCTCTGTGAACTTGTAAAGTTATGAAGTCACGATGCTGTGCTAGGATTTTTACTGAACACAACCCCTGCTGCTGAAGATAAGATTCCAAACGTTCAACAGTCATGTTTAAAGAATCAAGAATATTTGAATGAACTGTAAATGTGTTAATAGAAATTGGGGTCATATAATAATTTGTTCGCTTGCCATTTAGTTTCCCAAACAACGGATCAATTTCAGGTATAAGGGATAGAAGATCTTCCATTCTATACTTTTCCCCCTCAACCTGTTTCACATGAAACATTTTCCTTGAAAAGTATTCAAAAAGTCCGTTTTTTTGACCCTTCACTTCATCTTGTAAGAAAGCATATTGCCGCTTTTTTCGTTTTCGAGATGTTACCCCGTGGGCAAGTACATGGGTATCCCCAGGATAATTCGGATCAATCGTGATGAGACAAGCTTTTAATAGTTGAATCATCCCATAGAAAAGAAGGATCGGTTTTAGCTCGGCATCAGCCATTTCAGCATGTCGGTAGTAGCGATCTCCGTATTCAATAAAGTACATAAAACGATAGCATGTATCATAACTTTTTCGTTCTGCATCTGGAAGTTCAATTTTAGAATAACATTCCTTTAAATATTGCTGAACATATGAGGCAGAGTGATAAGCTAAGTTGGCTGAGTGTTGATGTCCAGAATATCCCATAGGAAACCTCCATGTTTGATAATTCAAACTTATTCTATCTTTCTTGACAGTAGTTTAACCAATTGATAAGCTACTAATAAAATTTCGGACAATTCGATTAGAGGAGGATGAAAGGGATGTGGGAAACAAAATTTGCTAAAGAAGGGTTAACCTTCGATGATGTGTTATTAACGCCAGCTTTTTCAGATGTACTACCGAGGGAAGTATCGGTGAAAACTCAGTTAACAAAAGACCTTGAACTAAATGTACCAATTATTAGCGCAGGTATGGATACAGTTACAGAAGCACCGATGGCGATCTCAATGGCAAGACAAGGTGGTCTAGGAATTATCCATAAAAGCATGTCAATGGAAGAGCAAGCTGAGCATGTTGATCGTGTGAAACGATCTGAAAGTGGTGTTATTACTGATCCTTTCTTCCTCACACCAGAGCATCAAGTATTCGATGCTGAGCACCTCATGGGCAAGTATCGCATTTCAGGAGTTCCTATTGTGAATGATGAGCGCAAACTTGTTGGTATTCTTACTAATCGTGATCTTCGTTTTATTGAAGACTACTCTATTCAAATTAAAGACGTGATGACAAAAGAAAATCTTGTTACAGCTCCAGTCGGAACGACATTAAAAGAAGCTGAGCGCGTTCTACAAAAACACCGTATTGAAAAACTTCCTCTAGTAGATGAAGACGGTACGCTAAGAGGCCTTATTACCATTAAAGATATTGAAAAGGTTATTCAATTTCCACAGTCTGCTAAAGATAACAGAGGGCGCTTACTAGTAGGAGCTGCTGTAGGGAATACAACAGATGCATTGAAGCGAGTTGAAAAGCTTGTTGAAGCCGGTGTGGATGTCATTGTTTTAGATTCTGCACATGGACACACTGAAGGCATAATGACAAAAGTAAGTGAAATTAAAAGTGCATACCCGAACCTTCCAATTATTGCAGGTAACGTTGCTACTGCAGAAGGAACAAAAGCTCTAATCGAAGCAGGAGCAGATGTTGTAAAAGTAGGAATCGGACCTGGTTCTATTTGTACAACTCGTGTGATTGCAGGTGTTGGTGTACCTCAAATTACTGCAGTCTACGAATGTGCAACAGAGGCACGCAAGCATGGTATTAGCATTATTGCTGATGGAGGCATTAAGTTCTCAGGAGATATCGTTAAGGCGATTGCAGCAGGTGGTCATGCTGTCATGCTAGGTAGCATCCTTGCAGGTGTAGATGAAAGCCCAGGCGAACGTGAAATTTACCAGGGCCGTCAATTTAAAGTTTATCGTGGTATGGGATCAATTGGAGCGATGGAAAAGGGAAGTAAAGATCGTTATTTCCAGGAAAATATGTCTAAGCTCGTTCCTGAAGGAATTGAAGGACGTGTTCCGTATAAAGGACCTCTTACTGATACAATCCATCAATTAATCGGTGGGTTACGATCAGGAATGGGATACTGTGGGACAAGAACGCTAAACTCTCTACGTGAGGATAGTCAGTTTGTACGAATCACTGGAGCCGGACTTCGTGAGAGCCACCCACACGATGTTCAGGTGACGAAAGAAGCACCAAACTATTCGATCTAAATAGGGCTTTAGACGGAAGTTATAACAGGTGTGTGACAAAAACAGCCGAATATATTCGAAAAGTAGATAGGGGACTTTCCTCTATCTATTTTTTTAATTTTAGGTGTGATAGAATAGCGGTTATGTGAGACTTATTTGGAGGTGTAGGGGTTGAAAAACCTTGGTTTGAAAGCCATGACTGTAGCCATGGCGATGGTATTATTACTAGCAGGAACATTTGGTGGAGGCAATACTGCAGAGGCTGCAGAGGCGCCTGACATCAAAGCGGAAGCATCAATCTTAATTGATGCAAGTTCAGGGAAAATTTTATATCAAAATAATCCTGAATTAACACTCTCACCTGCAAGTATGACAAAGATGATGTCGGAGTATTTAGTGCTTGAAGCGATTAGTAAAGGTGAAGTTAGTTGGGATGAGAAAGTTACTGTAAGTGATACGATTCAAAAGTTATCTCAGAACCGTTCTCTTTCAAACGTACCACTTCGTGTGGGTGAACAGTATACAGTTAAGGAATTATATGAAGCAATGGCAATTTATTCTGCAAATGCTGCCACAATGGCACTTGCTGAGCACGTTGCAGGAACAGAATCGAAGTTTGTCGAAATGATGAATGCCAAAGGAAAAGAAATGGGCATGAAAGAATACAAGTTCGTGAATAGCTCAGGACTAAATAACAGAGACCTTCTAGGAAATCATCCGGCTGGTGATGCGGATGAAGAAAATATGATGTCTGCACGTTCCACAGGGCTTCTTGCATATCATCTTCTAAAAGATTATCCAGAAGTGCTTGAAACAACGAGTACGCCTGTGAAAGAATTCCGTGAAGGTACAGATGATCAAATCACCATGAAGAACTGGAACTGGCTTCTGCCATCTCTGATCTATTCAAATAAGTACAAAGTAGAAGGAATTGACGGGCTTAAAACAGGATCAACTGATTTAGCTGGTTTTGCTTTTACAGGAACAGCAAAGCAAGGGGATATGCGATTAATTTCAGTTGTTATGAAAACCGACTCTTATGAAGCTCGCTTCGAAGAGACCTCAAAATTGCTGAATTATGGTTTTGATCAATTTGAACAAAAAACAATCGTTTCTAAAGGTGATAAAGCAGATGGAGAATCATCCGTTAACGTCGCAAAAGGAAAAGAAAAAGAAGTTGGCGTAGCTGCTGGGGAATCGTTTAATACTGTAACTGTAAAAAACACGGAAGAACCATTTGAACTTAGCTACGAATACGACAAGTCTCTCCTTAACGAAGATGGGGAACTAACTGCACCAATCAAAGAAGGCGACCAAGTTGGAACAGTTGTCTTAAAAGCCACAGGGGAAGATTTTGGTTACATAACAGGGGACAAAGGTTCATCAGTACCACTTGTAGCAACTGAATCAGTTGAAAAAGCAGGTTGGTTTACCCTTACTATGCGAGCAATTGGTGGTTTCTTCTCGGGTGTGTGGACGAGTGTAGCAGATGCAGTGACAGGACTGTTTTAACTTATAATAACAAGCATAATTGGTGAAAATACTCTTCGATTAGGTAATCGGGGAGTATTTTTCTAAATCTTTTACGAAATCACCGCACATGTGATAGGACAAGTCATAAAAAAATGTTACAATAAAAGCGTTTGATAGATGTCGTGTATAATAGACGTTTCTAAGTATAGATATGGGAGGAATATAGATGAATCAACAAACAGGTACAGATCGTGTAAAACGTGGTATGGCTGAAATGCAAAAAGGCGGCGTTATTATGGACGTTGTGAATGCAGAACAGGCGAAGATTGCAGAAGAAGCTGGTGCAGTAGCAGTAATGGCACTAGAACGAGTACCATCTGATATTCGTGCAGCAGGCGGCGTAGCACGTATGGCTGATCCTACAATTGTAGAGGACGTTGTGAATGCCGTATCCATTCCAGTAATGGCAAAATGCCGTATTGGTCATATTGTAGAAGCACGCGTTCTTGAATCAATGGGCGTTGACTACATTGATGAAAGTGAAGTTCTTACGCCAGTTGACGAAGAATTCCACCTTGATAAACGTAAGTACACAGTTCCATTTGTGTGTGGAGCGCGTAACCTCGGTGAAGCACTGCGCCGCGTAGGTGAAGGTGCAGCAATGCTTCGTACGAAAGGCGAACCTGGAACTGGTAACGTTGTTGAAGCTGTGCGTCATCAGCGTCTTATTCAATCCCAAATTCGTAAAATTTCAAGCATGTCTGAAGATGAATTGATGACTGAAGCGAAAAACCTTCAGGCTCCATTTGAGCTTCTTCTTCAAATTAAAGAGCTTGGACGTCTACCAGTTGTTAACTTTGCTGCTGGTGGTATTGCTACTCCTGCAGATGCAGCATTAATGATGGAACTCGGTTCTGACGGCGTATTTGTTGGTTCTGGAATTTTCAAATCAGATAATCCTGAGAAGTTTGCTAAAGCGATTGTTGAAGCAACAACTCACTATCAGGATTACGAATTGATTGCAAACATTTCTAAGAACCTTGGTATCGCAATGCCAGGAATTGAAATTTCTTCACTTAAGCCATCAGACCGTATGCAAGAGCGCGGCTGGTAAAACATTGATCCCCCACCTGCGTAACGTAAGGTGGGGTTCTTACTTAGATAAAGAGAAGGAGTCGAGAGCAGTATGGTGAAAGTCGGGGTCCTTGGACTGCAAGGTGCGATCAGAGAACATGTGAAAGCACTAGAAACAAAAGAAGCAGAAATCATTGTCGTAAAACGTGTTGAACAGCTTGAGGATTTAGATGGACTCGTGCTGCCTGGTGGAGAAAGTACGACAATGCGTCGTTTAATTGATCAGTATGGATTTCTAGAGCCTCTTAAGGCTTTTGCAGCAGAGAAGCCTATTTTCGGCACATGTGCTGGATTAATCCTTCTCTCAAAGCATATTGAAGGTGTTGATGGATCTCATATTGGTGTCATGGATGTAAGGTCTAAAAGAAATGCTTTCGGACGACAGCGTGAAAGTTTTGAAGCACCGTTACCAATTAAAGGACTAAAAGAAGACTTTATTGGTGTCTTCATTCGTGCTCCATATATTGAAGAAGTTGGAGAAGATGTTGAAGTGCTTGCTACCTTTAATGAAAAAATTGTAGCGGCACGTCATGGACGTTTTCTCGCGTGTGCTTTTCACCCAGAATTAACGGACGATGATCGCATGCATCAGATGTTTATTGACATGGTTTTGGAGTTTAAGAAAGAAGGACTTGCAACGGAGTAACTTTTCGTGTAAATTATTACGTACCAAGAAGAAGAGAATTCTTTTTCTGCAAATGACGAATGATAAACGAAAACGTTGACGGGAAATAGTAATAGATGTTCAATGCCAAGAGAGTCGATGTGTGGTGTGAATCGATCATTGAACCCTGTGAATCCATCCCTGAGTAGGAAGCTGAATGAAGTAAGCTTTCTCGGAGCAGACCGTTATTCTGTTAAGAGGCAGACAATTGTCTGCAATCAGGGTGGCAACGCGGGTAGCTCTCGTCCCTTTATAGGGGATGAGGGCTTTTTTGTATTCAAAAACCTTACTTTCACTCTAGATAGGTTAACGCGTTTATCATTCATTAATAAAGGAGGAAAAAGCATGATCGATTTAAAGTATTTGCGTAAAAATTTTGAAGAAGTAAAAGTAAAGCTATCAAAGCGTGGGGAAGATCTAGTCGGTCTTGATCGTTTTGAAGAGCTTGATCAGCGCAGAAGAGAGCTTATCGCTGAAACAGAGCAGTTAAAAGGACAGCGTAATGAAGCTTCTAAAAACGTGGCGGTATTTAAACGCGAGAAGAAGGATGCCGATCACCTTATTAAAGAAATGCGTGAAGTTGGTGATAAGATTAAAACCATTGATGAAGAACTTCGCACTGTTGAGACAGAGCTTGAACAAATTCTTCTTCAAATCCCAAATATCCCTCATGATAGTGTACCTGTAGGTGAGACGGAAGATGATAACATCGAAATCCGTACATGGGGAGAGAAAAATGATTTTGCTTTTGAAGCAAAGCCTCACTGGGATATTGCAACCGATCTTAATATCATTAACTTCGAACGTGCAGCAAAAGTAACCGGAAGCCGATTTGCTTTCTATAAAGGTGCTGGAGCGCGTCTAGAACGTTCTTTGATTAACTTTATGATGGATCTACATGAATCTGAGCATGGGTATGAAGAAATTCTTCCTCCATACCTTGTGAACCGTGAAAGCATGACTGGTACTGGTCAGCTTCCTAAATTTGAGGAGGATGCTTTTAAAATTCGTGAAGAAGATTACTTCTTAATCCCAACAGCGGAAGTACCGGTAACAAACTTCCACCGTGATGAAATTATGGACGGAGAAGATCTTCCACTAGCTTATACAGCTTACAGTGCTTGCTTCCGTTCTGAAGCTGGATCTGCAGGGCGCGATACTCGTGGCCTGATTCGTCAGCACCAGTTTAATAAAGTAGAGCTCGTTCGCTTTGTGAAGCCTGAAGATTCTTATGACGAGTTAGAAAAGCTTACCGGACACGCAGAAAAGGTGCTACAACTGCTGGAACTTCCTTACCGCGTTATGAGCATGTGTACGGCTGACCTTGGCTTTACTGCAGCAAAGAAATATGATATTGAAGTTTGGATCCCAAGCTATGGCACGTATCGAGAAATCTCTTCTTGTAGTAACTTTGAAGATTTCCAGGCACGTCGTGCAGGCATTCGCTTCCGTCGTGAAAAGAATGGAAAGCCAGAATTTCTTCATACGTTAAACGGCTCTGGTC from Bacillus sp. Cs-700 encodes the following:
- a CDS encoding YaaC family protein, which produces MGYSGHQHSANLAYHSASYVQQYLKECYSKIELPDAERKSYDTCYRFMYFIEYGDRYYRHAEMADAELKPILLFYGMIQLLKACLITIDPNYPGDTHVLAHGVTSRKRKKRQYAFLQDEVKGQKNGLFEYFSRKMFHVKQVEGEKYRMEDLLSLIPEIDPLFGKLNGKRTNYYMTPISINTFTVHSNILDSLNMTVERLESYLQQQGLCSVKILAQHRDFITLQVHREPKLELQERPFLYGTGGVYLPAERNQYNSITEVMVHYLVLYNLSMICRYETEWWGDLFHTQESSDLPYILQFLEITSKKIPKLLYGFLDQRGK
- the guaB gene encoding IMP dehydrogenase produces the protein MWETKFAKEGLTFDDVLLTPAFSDVLPREVSVKTQLTKDLELNVPIISAGMDTVTEAPMAISMARQGGLGIIHKSMSMEEQAEHVDRVKRSESGVITDPFFLTPEHQVFDAEHLMGKYRISGVPIVNDERKLVGILTNRDLRFIEDYSIQIKDVMTKENLVTAPVGTTLKEAERVLQKHRIEKLPLVDEDGTLRGLITIKDIEKVIQFPQSAKDNRGRLLVGAAVGNTTDALKRVEKLVEAGVDVIVLDSAHGHTEGIMTKVSEIKSAYPNLPIIAGNVATAEGTKALIEAGADVVKVGIGPGSICTTRVIAGVGVPQITAVYECATEARKHGISIIADGGIKFSGDIVKAIAAGGHAVMLGSILAGVDESPGEREIYQGRQFKVYRGMGSIGAMEKGSKDRYFQENMSKLVPEGIEGRVPYKGPLTDTIHQLIGGLRSGMGYCGTRTLNSLREDSQFVRITGAGLRESHPHDVQVTKEAPNYSI
- a CDS encoding D-alanyl-D-alanine carboxypeptidase family protein translates to MKNLGLKAMTVAMAMVLLLAGTFGGGNTAEAAEAPDIKAEASILIDASSGKILYQNNPELTLSPASMTKMMSEYLVLEAISKGEVSWDEKVTVSDTIQKLSQNRSLSNVPLRVGEQYTVKELYEAMAIYSANAATMALAEHVAGTESKFVEMMNAKGKEMGMKEYKFVNSSGLNNRDLLGNHPAGDADEENMMSARSTGLLAYHLLKDYPEVLETTSTPVKEFREGTDDQITMKNWNWLLPSLIYSNKYKVEGIDGLKTGSTDLAGFAFTGTAKQGDMRLISVVMKTDSYEARFEETSKLLNYGFDQFEQKTIVSKGDKADGESSVNVAKGKEKEVGVAAGESFNTVTVKNTEEPFELSYEYDKSLLNEDGELTAPIKEGDQVGTVVLKATGEDFGYITGDKGSSVPLVATESVEKAGWFTLTMRAIGGFFSGVWTSVADAVTGLF
- the pdxS gene encoding pyridoxal 5'-phosphate synthase lyase subunit PdxS produces the protein MNQQTGTDRVKRGMAEMQKGGVIMDVVNAEQAKIAEEAGAVAVMALERVPSDIRAAGGVARMADPTIVEDVVNAVSIPVMAKCRIGHIVEARVLESMGVDYIDESEVLTPVDEEFHLDKRKYTVPFVCGARNLGEALRRVGEGAAMLRTKGEPGTGNVVEAVRHQRLIQSQIRKISSMSEDELMTEAKNLQAPFELLLQIKELGRLPVVNFAAGGIATPADAALMMELGSDGVFVGSGIFKSDNPEKFAKAIVEATTHYQDYELIANISKNLGIAMPGIEISSLKPSDRMQERGW
- the pdxT gene encoding pyridoxal 5'-phosphate synthase glutaminase subunit PdxT — its product is MVKVGVLGLQGAIREHVKALETKEAEIIVVKRVEQLEDLDGLVLPGGESTTMRRLIDQYGFLEPLKAFAAEKPIFGTCAGLILLSKHIEGVDGSHIGVMDVRSKRNAFGRQRESFEAPLPIKGLKEDFIGVFIRAPYIEEVGEDVEVLATFNEKIVAARHGRFLACAFHPELTDDDRMHQMFIDMVLEFKKEGLATE
- the serS gene encoding serine--tRNA ligase: MIDLKYLRKNFEEVKVKLSKRGEDLVGLDRFEELDQRRRELIAETEQLKGQRNEASKNVAVFKREKKDADHLIKEMREVGDKIKTIDEELRTVETELEQILLQIPNIPHDSVPVGETEDDNIEIRTWGEKNDFAFEAKPHWDIATDLNIINFERAAKVTGSRFAFYKGAGARLERSLINFMMDLHESEHGYEEILPPYLVNRESMTGTGQLPKFEEDAFKIREEDYFLIPTAEVPVTNFHRDEIMDGEDLPLAYTAYSACFRSEAGSAGRDTRGLIRQHQFNKVELVRFVKPEDSYDELEKLTGHAEKVLQLLELPYRVMSMCTADLGFTAAKKYDIEVWIPSYGTYREISSCSNFEDFQARRAGIRFRREKNGKPEFLHTLNGSGLAIGRTVAAILENYQQEDGSVIVPEVLRPYMGGRDVIK